GCTATGGTAGTTTTGCCATTGGTGCCCGTAACAGCGATAACCTTATGCAAGGGTTTTTCTTGAAAATGAAAACGGTAGGCGAGTCCACTTAGGATGGCACTAAGTTGGTAGATACTGATAATAGGTACGGCCCCATTAAGGGTAATATGACCGTGTTCGTTAGGCTGTTTAGTCTCCGATAAAACAGCGCAAGCCCCTTGAGCTATCGCGTTGTCAATATAAGCACGCCCATCTAGTTTGGCCCCTTGTAATGCAACAAAAAGGTTATCGGCAACTATTTCACGACTATCAAGGGTTATCCCTGACACATATATAGAATCAAAATCACATACAAACCAAGGTGTTAATAATTTATCTAAAGGTATTTTATGGCATGTATGGCCCATCATTAATATTACTCCAATAGGGTATAACGTTCATTTTCATCATCAGGTCGAATGTGCGTCAATAACAGTGCACTCTTCATCACTGCGGAAAAAACAGGTGCCGCAACATCGCCAGCGTAATAGCGATCACCTTGCGGTTCATTAATCATCACTGCAATTGCAAAACGTGGGTTGCTAATAGGTGCTAATCCTGCAAATACCGCAACATAGTCATCACCATACCCACCAGCTTCAGCTTTACGTGATGTCCCTGTTTTACCGGGCAATACGATACCCCTCTACCTTAGCCTGCGGTGCGGTGCCGCCCTTTTGACTTACCCCTTCCATCATCGCAACAACTTCACGGGCAATTTGACGAGGAATAACCTGTTCACCAACTGCTGGCGAGGTGTTTTTCAATATTGAAATAGGATATTCAACACCACCACTGCCTAAGATAGCGTAGGCTTTTGCTAATTGTAGTGTTGTCGTGGTAATACCATAGCCAAAGGACATCGTCGCAAGTTCAAAATCAGACCAACGTTTACGCAACGGTAAACGTCCAACACTTTCACCAATTAAGGCGATACCCGTGTCATTACCAAAGCCGAAATTTGCAAAGGTTTGCTGCAATTGATCCGGTTGTAATCGTAACGCTAATTTACTCACTCCAATATTACTCGACTTTTTCAGAATCATTGCTAAATCAATTTTACCTAGGTTTTTACCATCACGTACACGTCTACCACCTATGTGCATCCACCCAGGAGAGGTATCAATCACTTCATCAATATCAGCCTTACCATTGACTAACGCACTTGCCACGACCAATGGCTTAACAGTCGACCCTGGTTCAAAGGTATCGGTAATGGCTCTATTTCTTAATTTATAGGGTTGGTATTGTTCACGATCATTGGGATTAAAAGAGGGGTAGTTTGCCATCGCATATATTTCTCCGGACTTCACATCAATCACGACAATCGATCCGGAAGTTGCTTCATTAATTTCAACGGCAAGCTTTAATTGGCTATAGGCCTCAGCTTGAATTCGTTGATCAATGCTCAGTTGTAAATTACCCGCTGCTTTTCTTTCTTTTAATATTTCAATATTATCAATAACATTACCAAGCCTATCCTTACGCACCCGTTTCGAACCATTTTGTCCTTGCAGATAGTCGTTATAACTTTTCTCAATGCCTTCAATACCTTGTGCATCAAGGTCAGTCAACCCCAAGATATTGGCATTAATCTCGCCGGTGGGATAATAACGATGTGATTCAACCTGTTTTGCAATGCCCGCTAAATTTAATTTATCAATGTATTGTACAACCGAATTATTAACTTGCCGTTTAAGGTAGGCAAATCGTGAATTAGGTTTTTCGATAATCGCCGCTAAGCTTTTCATGTCGATATCTAAGACTTCCGCTAATGCAGGCCATTTTTTTGATTCATAAAAATAGTTTTTAGTATGAATTTCTTTGCCTGTACGAGGGTTTATTTCAACACTTTGTAACCATTCTTCTTTTGTAAATGCATATTTATCCTTGACCGCCTTTGGATCGACCCAAATTGCATAGGCAGGCACACTAATCGCGAGCTCTTCACCATGACGGTCTGAAATATCACCTCGATGAGCAATAGAATTTGTCACTCGTAAGCTGCGTTTATCCGCTTCATTCGCTAAATATTCTGGCTCTACAACTTGTAAGTAGGCTAGACGACTAATAAGTAAAAGCGCAATCAAAGAAATAATGACAGACACAGTAATATAACGCCACGATGAAAAGTTGGCGTATACTTTGTTCTTCTTAATCTGTTGACTCTTTTTACTTTTTATTGAAATCCGTTTCTTATTATTCATGGGAGTTCCACTAATACGCTATTGTGCTTAGTCGGTTGTGACATCGATAATTTTTTGTTTGCTATACGCCGGATGCGACTATGTTCATCCAAAGTATGCTCTTCAAGTAAAAGATTACGTTTCTCAATCATTAAATTATCTTTGTACTGTGATAATTGCTCTTTTAAGGTCACTAATTCACGCGTTTGATGGGTGATATAGATGTTATAAAAAGCACTAAGTAAAATGCTCAAAGCGATAATGATTGCTAATCCATTTCTACGTAGGTCTGCTAAAATCAAAAGCAGCAAACTATCACGAGCTTCACTCAATTTAATTTCTCTCAGGCTCTGCTATTTTTTGGGCAACGCGTAAAACAGAACTACGTGCTCGCACATTCTCACTAATTTCTTGTGGCGAAGGTTTTAATGCCTTTCCGACTGCTTTTAAGGTTTTTCCATGTTGCATTTGTGCTTCTGTCAATGGTAAACCAGATGGGTATTCGCGACCTTTCTCTTGCTTACGAATAAAGCGTTTTACAATTCTGTCCTCAAGTGAATGAAAACTAATAACAGATAAGTGTCCGCCAATAGCAAGAATATCTAACGCCCCTTCTAATACTTTTTGAATTTCTTCTAATTCACTATTGATATAAATTCGTATCCCTTGAAAGGCACGTGTTGCAGGGTGTTTATTTTTCTCTCTTTTAGGGCAAAGACGTTCAATCAATTTTGCTAATTGCAAGGTACGTACAAAAGGAGTTTCTTTGCGATCCTCGACAATGGCTCGAGCAATGCGGTAGGCGAATTTTTCTTCGCCAAATGTTTTTAACACCCAGCCAATATCATCAACATCCGCTTTTGCTAACCAATCTGCCGCACTGATACCCGATGTTGGATCCATGCGCATATCTAAGGGGCCATCTCGCATGAAGCTAAATCCACGCTCGGCATCATCAAGCTGTGGCGAAGAGACTCCGAGATCTAAAAGCACGCCATCAATTTTACCTTCTAGACCTAATGCTTTGATATAGTCAGCTAGACCTGAGAATGGCCCATGAATAATGGTAAAACGCGGATCTTCTAACATCAGCGCCTCCCCCGCAGCGATTGCACGAGGATCCCTATCGATCGCAATTAATCGACCATTTTCACCGAGTTGTTTTAAAATATGACGAGAATGGCCACCTCTACCAAATGTGCCATCTACATAGATACCCGCTTTGTTAAGTGCTAAGCCATTAACTGCTTCGTCGAGCAATACCGTGATATGTTCAGCCATTACAGTGAAAATCCTTTTAGTCGTTCGCTCAATTCATCGTTTGAAGGTAAACCCTGTTGCAAATCTTGTTGTACTTGTTGATGCCACATCGCTTCATCCCAGAGTTCAAATTTATTTAATTGGCCCACTAACATCGTTTTTTTTTGTAGCTGTGCATGTTGCCTTAATGTGGGGGCTATTAAGGTACGTCCACCTGCATCTAATTCACACTCAGTTGCGTATCCCAAAATTAATCGTTGTAAACGTCTTTCCTGTGGATCGGTACTGGATAACAAGCGCAATTTGTTTTCTATTAATAACCACTCATTAATGGGATAGAGCAATAGACAAGGTGATTGCAAATCGATAGTGCAGACAAATTGCCCTTGGCAAGTATCGCCCAACCATTCGCGATACCGCGTTGGAATAGCAATTCTTCCTTTACTATCAAGATTAATAGCACTCGCACCACGCAACATTAATTAGCTTCCACGCTCTGAGTCGTTAAAATTCAAAAATTATGACACAAAAATCCACATTTAAACACTTTTTACCACATTTAGTGTTGCAAGTGTAATAAAGTCGCTAATTATTGCAAGTCAAGGGAAGTAAATTTATCTGCGCTATATCTCAAAAAAAAATTTACGTTTATTTGTTTTTTATAAAAAACAAAACAAAAAGCCACATGTGAAATTAACATCAAATTTGTTCATCTACTGTGTGAGCATGTTATACTGCCCAGCTTATAAAATTTTTTATCCATTTAATAAAGGAACATCCTTTGCAAGAGCAACAATTAAAAGCGTTTGTGTTACAACAAATTGAAGACATGAAAGCGAAAGATATTACTGTCGTTGACGTATCAGAAACATCAGATGTCACCAACACAATGATCATTTGTACTGGTAACTCTAAACGTCACGTCCGCTCAGTAGCAGAACAAACCGCCCTCGCTGCTAAAAAAGAAGGCGAAGCTCCATTAGGGATAGAAGGACTAGAAGGCAGTGAATGGGTACTCGTTGACCTAGGAAATGTCGTACTACATGTCATGCAAGACGAAACTCGTCAGTTCTACCAATTAGAAAAACTTTGGGAACAGTCAGCTTAATGAAAATTCAGTTAATCGCAGTCGGTACTAAAATGCCTGACTGGGTTGAAAAAGGATATCAAGAGTACGCGCGTCGATTTCCTAACGATATGCAACTGGAATTGTTAGAAATAAACGCGGGTAAACGCGGCAAAAATGCGGACATAAAGCGCATTTTAAAAAAAGAGGGGGAATTAACCCTCGCTGCCATCCCCAAGGGTAATAAGATAGTCACCCTAGAAGTGACCGGTAAAGCGTGGACAACCGAACAACTCGCCCAAGAGATGGTAAAGTGGCAACTCGATGCACGAAATATTAGTTTGTTAATCGGAGGTCCTGAAGGATTAGCACCGGAGTGTATCGAAAAATCCGAACAACGTTGGTCTCTTTCTGCACTAACTCTTCCCCATCCATTAGTGCGTATCATTGTTGCTGAAAGTTTATATAGGGCTTATACATTAACCATTAATCACCCCTATCACCGTGAGTAATTCGTGGTAAAGAAAAAAATTAACATAAGAAATCACTCCGCAGAGTCAGCACTATTTATGCGCCGAACGATCGTGGTGTTTATCTTTATTATTATCGCTATTGGTA
This window of the Psychromonas sp. MME1 genome carries:
- the rsmH gene encoding 16S rRNA (cytosine(1402)-N(4))-methyltransferase RsmH is translated as MAEHITVLLDEAVNGLALNKAGIYVDGTFGRGGHSRHILKQLGENGRLIAIDRDPRAIAAGEALMLEDPRFTIIHGPFSGLADYIKALGLEGKIDGVLLDLGVSSPQLDDAERGFSFMRDGPLDMRMDPTSGISAADWLAKADVDDIGWVLKTFGEEKFAYRIARAIVEDRKETPFVRTLQLAKLIERLCPKREKNKHPATRAFQGIRIYINSELEEIQKVLEGALDILAIGGHLSVISFHSLEDRIVKRFIRKQEKGREYPSGLPLTEAQMQHGKTLKAVGKALKPSPQEISENVRARSSVLRVAQKIAEPERN
- the rsfS gene encoding ribosome silencing factor; its protein translation is MQEQQLKAFVLQQIEDMKAKDITVVDVSETSDVTNTMIICTGNSKRHVRSVAEQTALAAKKEGEAPLGIEGLEGSEWVLVDLGNVVLHVMQDETRQFYQLEKLWEQSA
- the ftsL gene encoding cell division protein FtsL, producing MSEARDSLLLLILADLRRNGLAIIIALSILLSAFYNIYITHQTRELVTLKEQLSQYKDNLMIEKRNLLLEEHTLDEHSRIRRIANKKLSMSQPTKHNSVLVELP
- a CDS encoding peptidoglycan D,D-transpeptidase FtsI family protein, whose amino-acid sequence is MNNKKRISIKSKKSQQIKKNKVYANFSSWRYITVSVIISLIALLLISRLAYLQVVEPEYLANEADKRSLRVTNSIAHRGDISDRHGEELAISVPAYAIWVDPKAVKDKYAFTKEEWLQSVEINPRTGKEIHTKNYFYESKKWPALAEVLDIDMKSLAAIIEKPNSRFAYLKRQVNNSVVQYIDKLNLAGIAKQVESHRYYPTGEINANILGLTDLDAQGIEGIEKSYNDYLQGQNGSKRVRKDRLGNVIDNIEILKERKAAGNLQLSIDQRIQAEAYSQLKLAVEINEATSGSIVVIDVKSGEIYAMANYPSFNPNDREQYQPYKLRNRAITDTFEPGSTVKPLVVASALVNGKADIDEVIDTSPGWMHIGGRRVRDGKNLGKIDLAMILKKSSNIGVSKLALRLQPDQLQQTFANFGFGNDTGIALIGESVGRLPLRKRWSDFELATMSFGYGITTTTLQLAKAYAILGSGGVEYPISILKNTSPAVGEQVIPRQIAREVVAMMEGVSQKGGTAPQAKVEGYRIAR
- the mraZ gene encoding division/cell wall cluster transcriptional repressor MraZ yields the protein MLRGASAINLDSKGRIAIPTRYREWLGDTCQGQFVCTIDLQSPCLLLYPINEWLLIENKLRLLSSTDPQERRLQRLILGYATECELDAGGRTLIAPTLRQHAQLQKKTMLVGQLNKFELWDEAMWHQQVQQDLQQGLPSNDELSERLKGFSL
- the rlmH gene encoding 23S rRNA (pseudouridine(1915)-N(3))-methyltransferase RlmH; the encoded protein is MKIQLIAVGTKMPDWVEKGYQEYARRFPNDMQLELLEINAGKRGKNADIKRILKKEGELTLAAIPKGNKIVTLEVTGKAWTTEQLAQEMVKWQLDARNISLLIGGPEGLAPECIEKSEQRWSLSALTLPHPLVRIIVAESLYRAYTLTINHPYHRE
- a CDS encoding penicillin-binding transpeptidase domain-containing protein is translated as MPGKTGTSRKAEAGGYGDDYVAVFAGLAPISNPRFAIAVMINEPQGDRYYAGDVAAPVFSAVMKSALLLTHIRPDDENERYTLLE